In Leeia speluncae, a genomic segment contains:
- a CDS encoding porin has protein sequence MKKLIAVAVLSAFAAPAFADSGNVTISGSVQGAYQHDNKAYDGTAAQNRINGRFELTFSGTEDLGNGLSTVWGATTRTGLGTTTGEGSKESGAFAGKEVYVGLKSASFGQVRLGKDLDNYNDGKHSGFTYYNYGGDFFGRTDVYNDFGSSNGTDSRNNVVRYDLPAFGNLTASVRYNMGENKTASVKASKGYTVRADYDTESWDLGGAYNLQKGNSTSAGDNSAKVTQYSLTGAYRFGNGLEIAGEYERTKKSETNASYVAKKESMLYVNYTTGKLGFGGEVGRVKNYNYDSAKKQTLYGLYAHYSLSKRTTAFAELVSSKVTDQDRARSFAIGMKHSF, from the coding sequence ATGAAAAAACTGATCGCAGTTGCAGTTCTTAGCGCTTTCGCAGCTCCAGCTTTTGCTGACAGCGGCAACGTAACTATTTCTGGTTCTGTTCAAGGCGCATACCAGCACGATAACAAAGCATACGACGGTACAGCTGCTCAAAACCGTATCAATGGTCGTTTCGAATTGACTTTCTCTGGTACTGAAGACCTAGGCAATGGTTTGTCTACAGTATGGGGTGCAACAACACGTACCGGTCTAGGTACAACTACTGGCGAAGGCTCTAAAGAGTCTGGCGCATTCGCAGGTAAAGAAGTTTACGTTGGTCTAAAGAGCGCTTCTTTCGGTCAAGTTCGTCTAGGTAAAGATCTAGACAACTACAATGACGGAAAACACAGTGGCTTCACATACTATAACTACGGCGGCGATTTCTTCGGCCGTACTGATGTATATAATGATTTTGGTTCTTCTAATGGTACAGACTCTCGTAACAACGTAGTTCGTTACGATCTACCAGCATTCGGTAATTTGACAGCTTCTGTTCGCTACAACATGGGCGAAAACAAAACTGCATCTGTTAAAGCATCTAAAGGTTACACCGTACGTGCTGACTACGATACCGAATCTTGGGATCTAGGTGGTGCTTACAACTTGCAAAAAGGTAACTCTACCTCTGCAGGTGACAACTCTGCTAAAGTTACTCAATACAGCTTGACTGGTGCTTACCGTTTCGGTAACGGCCTAGAAATCGCTGGTGAATACGAGCGTACTAAGAAATCTGAAACCAATGCTTCTTACGTTGCTAAGAAAGAATCTATGTTGTATGTTAACTATACAACTGGCAAGCTAGGTTTCGGTGGTGAAGTTGGTCGCGTTAAGAACTACAACTACGATTCAGCTAAAAAACAAACTCTATACGGTTTGTATGCTCACTACAGCCTAAGCAAGCGTACTACTGCATTTGCTGAGTTGGTATCTTCTAAAGTTACCGATCAAGATCGTGCACGTAGCTTTGCTATCGGTATGAAACACTCTTTCTAA
- the ypfH gene encoding esterase: MMMAANRLFIFLHGVGDSAAGMRGFANHFAAQFPDVAIEVPDGTLPMGPHGGRQWFPIQGVTEENRPSRVAEGLPAVVSLIKAAQAKYQVAAKDTVLIGFSQGTIMSLATVVAHPELVGAVIGFSGRFAELPSSISTETKIHLLHGEADPVMPVMLAKQAYAQLQSLGASVTLDTEPGVAHHIGAGLFQKAIGYLTV, encoded by the coding sequence ATGATGATGGCGGCAAATCGATTATTTATTTTTTTGCATGGCGTGGGAGATAGTGCTGCTGGCATGCGTGGTTTTGCCAATCACTTTGCCGCGCAATTTCCGGACGTAGCGATAGAAGTGCCAGATGGCACCTTGCCAATGGGCCCGCATGGCGGCAGGCAGTGGTTTCCTATTCAAGGTGTGACAGAAGAAAACCGGCCTTCACGAGTCGCGGAAGGTTTGCCGGCAGTAGTGAGTTTGATTAAGGCTGCGCAAGCAAAATACCAAGTGGCAGCGAAAGATACCGTGCTAATTGGTTTCTCGCAGGGGACAATTATGTCTTTGGCCACCGTGGTGGCGCATCCTGAATTAGTGGGGGCAGTGATTGGTTTTTCTGGGCGATTTGCAGAACTGCCATCATCCATTTCAACAGAAACCAAGATTCATTTGTTGCATGGTGAAGCAGACCCTGTGATGCCGGTGATGCTGGCAAAGCAGGCGTATGCGCAGTTGCAATCGCTAGGGGCGAGTGTGACCTTAGATACCGAACCCGGCGTGGCCCATCATATTGGCGCCGGGCTATTCCAAAAAGCGATTGGCTATTTAACGGTATAA
- a CDS encoding aromatic ring-hydroxylating oxygenase subunit alpha has translation MREIAVKNAEVADKVRELVNNRKPGYSLDAPFYASQEVFDIDMKEIFGKHWIYVGVSPDVPEAGDYMTVKIGEQPILIVRGEDNEIRAFHNVCRHRGARVCSGAKGSTGNLVCPYHQWTYNTQGNLLFAEHMGEGFNPQHHSLKPVHLKNVAGMLFICLAENPPADFDDLVATMTPYIAPHQVENTKVAAQIDIIEEGNWKLTMENNRECYHCTGNHPELTISLFAYSYGFAPSEGTDPGAEAYDKMIAQRHAEWEAMGLPSKEVERLDCAISGFRTQRMPLDKAGQAQTMTTESACKKLLADFTDSALGGLSFWTQPNSWHHFMADHIVTFCVLPISPGKTLVRTKWLVNKDAVEGVDYTVENLTHVWKQTNDQDRLLVEESQRGVVSDAYEPGPYSPYTETLVEKFSAWYVGRLKANLG, from the coding sequence ATGCGCGAAATTGCTGTAAAAAATGCTGAAGTTGCTGACAAAGTACGTGAACTAGTCAACAACCGTAAACCAGGCTATAGCTTGGATGCTCCTTTCTACGCTAGCCAAGAAGTCTTTGATATTGATATGAAAGAAATCTTTGGTAAGCACTGGATCTATGTTGGTGTTTCTCCAGATGTACCAGAAGCTGGTGACTATATGACCGTGAAAATTGGTGAGCAGCCAATTCTGATTGTTCGCGGTGAAGACAATGAAATTCGCGCGTTCCATAACGTTTGTCGCCACCGTGGCGCACGTGTATGTAGCGGTGCAAAAGGTTCTACCGGTAACTTAGTATGCCCTTACCACCAGTGGACATATAACACACAAGGTAACTTGCTATTTGCTGAGCACATGGGCGAAGGTTTCAACCCACAGCACCATAGCCTAAAACCAGTTCATTTAAAAAATGTAGCCGGTATGTTGTTTATCTGCTTGGCTGAAAATCCACCAGCAGACTTCGATGACTTGGTCGCTACTATGACCCCGTACATTGCACCACACCAAGTAGAAAACACAAAAGTTGCTGCTCAGATCGATATTATCGAAGAAGGCAACTGGAAGTTGACCATGGAAAACAACCGTGAGTGCTACCACTGTACTGGTAACCACCCAGAGTTGACGATTTCCTTGTTTGCTTACAGCTACGGTTTCGCACCTAGCGAAGGCACTGACCCAGGTGCTGAAGCTTACGACAAGATGATTGCTCAGCGCCATGCAGAGTGGGAAGCAATGGGCTTGCCATCTAAAGAAGTTGAGCGTCTAGATTGCGCGATTAGTGGTTTCCGTACACAGCGTATGCCACTAGACAAGGCTGGTCAGGCTCAAACCATGACGACTGAATCTGCATGTAAAAAATTATTGGCTGACTTTACCGATTCTGCATTGGGTGGCTTGTCTTTCTGGACACAACCAAACAGCTGGCACCATTTCATGGCGGACCACATTGTGACCTTCTGTGTCTTGCCAATTAGCCCAGGTAAAACATTGGTTCGTACTAAGTGGTTAGTGAACAAAGATGCAGTAGAAGGTGTGGATTACACCGTAGAAAACCTAACACACGTTTGGAAACAAACCAACGACCAAGATCGTTTGTTGGTGGAAGAGTCTCAGCGCGGTGTAGTGAGCGATGCTTACGAGCCAGGTCCATACTCTCCATACACTGAAACATTGGTTGAGAAGTTCTCTGCTTGGTATGTTGGCCGTTTGAAAGCTAACTTAGGCTAA
- a CDS encoding glycosyltransferase family 4 protein translates to MKILIVTDAWLPQVNGVVRTLEYTAADLEKWGHEVEFLTPQGFKTMPMPTYPDIRLSLFPYRKVKAFIEELKPEAIHIATEGPLGMAARKWCLQQNVPFTTAYHSRFPEYVQLRTGLPLSVSYAWLRRFHGAARHVMVPTPVVRKDLEAQGFTNVATWSHGVDLNRFHPEGEKNALPGEPPVFLYVGRVAVEKNLDAFLSLDLPGCKWVAGVGPARERLMKEYPEVNWLGVLDSVQLAAAYRSASVFVFPSKTDTFGLVMLEAMACGCPVAAYPVTGPLDVIGDSDAGVMEEDLKLACLKALVIDRATPRLYAEQFAWEKASEQFLSWLCQIVWEGSKPYEKTKQLAIA, encoded by the coding sequence ATGAAGATTTTAATTGTCACGGATGCTTGGTTGCCACAGGTAAATGGGGTGGTGCGTACTTTAGAATACACGGCGGCCGATTTAGAAAAGTGGGGCCATGAGGTGGAGTTTTTGACTCCGCAAGGGTTTAAAACGATGCCAATGCCAACGTATCCGGATATTCGATTGTCGCTGTTCCCGTACCGAAAGGTAAAAGCCTTTATCGAAGAATTAAAGCCAGAGGCGATTCATATTGCAACAGAAGGCCCATTGGGTATGGCTGCAAGAAAGTGGTGCTTGCAGCAAAATGTGCCATTTACCACCGCTTATCACTCGCGCTTCCCGGAGTATGTTCAGTTACGCACGGGTTTGCCATTGTCGGTAAGCTATGCTTGGTTGCGCCGCTTTCATGGTGCGGCTCGTCATGTGATGGTGCCAACGCCGGTGGTGAGGAAAGATTTAGAAGCCCAAGGCTTTACGAATGTCGCGACATGGTCTCATGGGGTGGATTTAAATCGTTTTCATCCTGAGGGGGAAAAGAATGCTTTGCCGGGTGAGCCGCCAGTGTTCTTGTATGTGGGGCGTGTGGCGGTAGAGAAGAATTTAGATGCCTTTTTGTCCTTAGATTTGCCAGGTTGCAAATGGGTGGCAGGTGTTGGCCCTGCGCGAGAGCGGTTGATGAAAGAATACCCTGAAGTAAATTGGCTAGGGGTATTAGATAGTGTGCAACTCGCTGCTGCTTACCGTAGTGCGAGTGTGTTTGTGTTCCCGAGTAAAACAGATACCTTTGGTTTGGTGATGTTAGAAGCCATGGCCTGTGGCTGCCCTGTGGCTGCTTATCCTGTTACTGGGCCTCTAGATGTGATTGGTGACTCTGATGCTGGTGTGATGGAAGAGGATTTAAAGTTGGCTTGTTTAAAAGCCTTGGTAATTGACCGTGCGACGCCTAGATTGTACGCAGAGCAATTTGCTTGGGAAAAAGCGAGTGAGCAGTTCTTGTCTTGGTTGTGCCAAATTGTTTGGGAGGGTAGTAAACCGTATGAGAAGACGAAACAATTGGCGATTGCATGA
- a CDS encoding DODA-type extradiol aromatic ring-opening family dioxygenase — MIQRSLFVSHGAPDIVLNPGTWGSMLSAYGQMLCDVKAVLVISPHWRTRGLFITSAKAHHAMHDFGSFPEALYEMEYHPPGATKLAEEIATHLSQQGWRTTADALRGLDHGAWIPLMQLFPDENVPVLQLSMPIKMTPLEAYQLGEALQGLSRSGVLVMGSGCLTHNLKDYHQKPLEMPDYVMRFTEWIRDRIEHNDRAALIDALTLAPDAELAHPTSEHYLPLLVALGAAGDDARATLLETGVQSNVLSLESYAWGVHSAPETFRAC, encoded by the coding sequence ATGATTCAGCGCAGTTTATTTGTTTCTCATGGTGCACCTGATATTGTGTTAAACCCGGGTACTTGGGGGTCGATGTTATCTGCGTATGGTCAAATGCTGTGTGACGTAAAGGCGGTGTTAGTGATTTCTCCGCATTGGAGAACAAGAGGACTATTTATTACTTCAGCAAAAGCGCATCATGCGATGCATGATTTTGGCTCTTTTCCTGAAGCATTGTATGAAATGGAATATCACCCACCGGGTGCAACCAAGTTAGCCGAAGAAATTGCGACGCATCTTAGCCAACAGGGTTGGCGGACAACGGCGGACGCGCTACGTGGTTTAGATCATGGCGCATGGATTCCGCTCATGCAGTTATTTCCGGATGAAAATGTACCGGTGCTGCAGTTATCGATGCCCATTAAGATGACGCCACTAGAGGCGTACCAATTAGGTGAGGCATTACAAGGATTAAGCCGCAGTGGTGTGTTGGTGATGGGGTCTGGCTGCTTGACGCATAATTTGAAAGATTACCACCAAAAGCCACTAGAAATGCCGGACTATGTGATGCGTTTTACCGAGTGGATTCGCGATCGTATTGAGCATAATGATAGAGCGGCGTTGATTGATGCGCTAACGTTAGCGCCGGATGCCGAATTAGCCCATCCTACGTCAGAACATTACTTACCCTTGTTAGTGGCATTGGGGGCGGCTGGCGATGATGCACGGGCGACGCTCTTAGAGACCGGTGTGCAGTCGAATGTGCTATCGCTGGAGTCTTATGCTTGGGGCGTGCATTCTGCACCTGAAACTTTCCGCGCTTGTTAA
- the rbsK gene encoding ribokinase: MQNSSAPILVIGSLNMDLVMRTPRVPAAGETLLGHDFATHHGGKGANQAFACARLGANVRMIGRVGKDDFGQSLINGLKEAGAETSAVQTVETATGIAIILVEDNGQNRILLSAGANGTFTPEDIDALEADIQAASLLILQFEIPIPAIIRILEIAKKVDTKVLVNPAPMAELPDWAWQAISYLIPNETEATELTGISVTDVESAHQAALKLQEQGIHQVMITLGSQGVYALGKEANGHFPAQKVTAVDTTAAGDTFIGGIATGLQEGMALTEAIAFGQAASAITVSRQGAQSSIPHRHEITLP; the protein is encoded by the coding sequence ATGCAAAACTCATCCGCTCCTATTCTTGTGATTGGCAGTCTTAACATGGACTTGGTCATGCGTACTCCACGTGTACCAGCAGCCGGGGAAACACTCCTCGGACATGACTTTGCCACCCATCATGGTGGAAAAGGAGCCAATCAAGCTTTTGCCTGCGCAAGACTAGGCGCCAATGTCCGTATGATTGGTCGAGTTGGTAAAGATGATTTTGGTCAGAGTTTAATCAACGGCTTAAAAGAAGCCGGCGCAGAAACCAGCGCGGTTCAAACAGTAGAGACAGCCACCGGCATTGCCATTATTTTAGTGGAAGATAACGGCCAAAACCGCATTCTACTTTCTGCAGGTGCGAACGGTACGTTTACCCCAGAAGATATCGATGCCTTAGAAGCAGATATCCAAGCCGCCTCTTTGCTTATCTTGCAATTCGAGATTCCCATCCCTGCCATTATTCGCATTTTAGAAATTGCGAAAAAGGTGGACACCAAAGTGTTAGTCAACCCTGCACCAATGGCCGAGTTACCCGATTGGGCATGGCAAGCGATCTCCTACCTCATCCCTAACGAAACCGAAGCAACCGAACTCACCGGTATTTCGGTGACGGATGTAGAAAGTGCTCACCAAGCAGCGCTGAAACTACAAGAACAAGGTATTCATCAAGTAATGATTACCTTAGGTAGCCAAGGTGTTTACGCATTAGGCAAAGAAGCAAATGGCCATTTCCCGGCACAAAAAGTCACTGCCGTAGACACCACCGCAGCGGGTGACACATTTATTGGCGGCATTGCCACCGGCCTACAAGAAGGTATGGCATTAACCGAAGCGATCGCCTTTGGCCAAGCAGCCAGCGCCATTACCGTCAGCAGGCAAGGCGCACAAAGCTCCATTCCGCATCGTCACGAAATTACGCTGCCTTAA
- a CDS encoding UDP-2,3-diacylglucosamine diphosphatase translates to MNTPNDAYLLSSPEQPANVASAPSSLHFRSIFISDIHLGTAGCQAKFLLDFLKHTESEHLYLVGDIVDGWALKRNWYWHQTHNDVVQKVLRKARKGTKVVFIPGNHDECVRHFLGLTFGDIQIADEVVHEMADGRKLLVLHGDLFDGVIQCAKWLAYVGDQAYEFTLKLNRWLNQVRGRMGLGYWSLSQYLKHKVKKAVNFVTQFEEAVAAEARQRGLDGVVCGHIHKAELREIGGVIYANDGDWVESLTALVETFEGELQIISWQVPGGQILERLPAVVASKHS, encoded by the coding sequence ATGAATACACCGAACGATGCTTACTTATTATCTTCTCCTGAGCAACCTGCTAACGTTGCTTCTGCCCCTTCCTCATTACATTTCCGATCTATTTTTATTTCTGATATTCATTTGGGGACCGCTGGTTGCCAAGCGAAGTTCTTATTGGATTTTCTAAAGCATACTGAATCTGAACATCTCTATCTGGTTGGCGATATTGTCGATGGTTGGGCGTTGAAGCGGAATTGGTATTGGCATCAGACGCATAATGATGTTGTTCAGAAAGTGCTAAGAAAAGCCCGTAAAGGGACTAAGGTGGTGTTTATTCCGGGGAATCATGATGAATGTGTCCGGCACTTTTTAGGGCTTACCTTTGGCGATATTCAGATTGCAGATGAGGTCGTGCATGAAATGGCTGATGGGCGAAAGCTATTGGTACTGCATGGTGATTTGTTTGATGGGGTGATTCAGTGTGCCAAATGGTTGGCTTATGTAGGAGACCAAGCATATGAATTTACGTTGAAACTTAACCGTTGGTTGAATCAGGTTCGTGGACGAATGGGGTTGGGGTATTGGTCGCTATCTCAGTACCTGAAGCATAAGGTAAAGAAGGCCGTCAATTTTGTGACTCAGTTTGAAGAGGCGGTTGCCGCGGAAGCACGGCAGCGGGGATTGGATGGGGTGGTATGTGGCCATATTCATAAGGCTGAGCTGCGGGAAATTGGCGGCGTGATATATGCCAATGATGGGGATTGGGTAGAAAGTCTAACCGCGTTAGTGGAAACCTTTGAAGGTGAATTACAGATTATTAGTTGGCAAGTGCCGGGTGGGCAAATACTAGAAAGGCTGCCGGCAGTCGTGGCGAGTAAGCATTCATAA
- a CDS encoding LacI family DNA-binding transcriptional regulator codes for MATIKDVALHAGVSVTTVSHALNGTRFVSEEAKQRIETAVATLGYVPSAIARSLKHNSTRTLGMMIPNNSNPYFAEIIRGVESQCFDAGYNLVLCNSDNDPEKQSCHLRVLAERRIDGLILVASGAEAALASQLESLNVPLVLVDRNIIGLDSDLVQVDHTSGSKMATDHLIQLGHRNIACISGPAGLAPSTERRAGWKLALQAAGIDRREGDVARGDFTSRGGFNAMQTLLARNDRPTAVFVCNDVMAIGAMSAIHQAGLSVPGDISIVGFDDIELAAYTIPPLTTIAQPKKAIGVGTAELLLERLSGGRTQTRQLILQPELIVRQSSAAPSTLS; via the coding sequence ATGGCAACCATTAAAGATGTCGCATTACATGCAGGCGTATCGGTCACCACCGTCTCACACGCGCTAAATGGCACTCGCTTTGTTAGCGAAGAGGCCAAGCAACGCATTGAGACGGCAGTAGCTACGCTAGGTTACGTGCCTAGTGCGATCGCAAGGAGTTTGAAACACAACTCCACCCGCACCCTAGGGATGATGATTCCAAATAATTCAAACCCCTACTTTGCGGAAATTATTCGCGGCGTAGAAAGCCAGTGTTTTGATGCGGGTTACAACCTTGTTTTATGTAATTCTGATAACGACCCAGAAAAACAGTCTTGCCATCTTCGCGTATTGGCAGAGCGGCGGATTGATGGGCTGATCTTAGTCGCTTCAGGCGCAGAAGCAGCACTAGCCAGCCAATTAGAAAGTCTCAACGTACCGCTGGTATTGGTCGATCGCAACATTATTGGCTTAGATAGCGATCTGGTTCAGGTAGACCATACATCGGGCAGCAAAATGGCGACAGACCATCTCATTCAACTCGGTCATCGTAATATTGCCTGTATTAGCGGCCCGGCAGGTTTAGCACCAAGCACAGAAAGACGTGCGGGCTGGAAATTAGCCCTACAAGCAGCAGGCATTGATCGTCGAGAAGGCGATGTGGCACGTGGTGACTTCACTAGCCGTGGCGGGTTCAATGCAATGCAAACCTTACTGGCAAGAAACGATCGTCCAACCGCTGTGTTTGTTTGTAACGATGTGATGGCAATTGGTGCAATGAGTGCGATTCACCAAGCAGGTTTATCCGTACCGGGTGATATCTCGATTGTTGGATTCGATGATATTGAATTAGCCGCGTATACCATCCCGCCACTTACTACCATTGCGCAGCCGAAAAAGGCGATTGGCGTGGGTACGGCAGAATTACTACTAGAGCGCTTGTCAGGTGGCCGTACGCAAACTCGCCAACTGATCTTGCAACCAGAATTAATTGTTCGGCAGTCTTCTGCCGCCCCTTCTACTCTTTCATGA
- the rbsD gene encoding D-ribose pyranase yields MKKTGLLHAKLTEIITAAGHGDLIVIGDAGLPVPANTPLIDLAVVPGLPKFLDVLTAVANELAIEAVLIAAETANHSPEIQTGIETATQGITKDTISHEQLKDLSKTAKVIIRTGECTPYANVILRAGVTF; encoded by the coding sequence ATGAAAAAAACAGGATTGCTTCACGCCAAACTTACCGAGATCATTACCGCTGCTGGTCATGGGGATTTAATCGTGATTGGCGATGCAGGGTTGCCAGTACCCGCCAATACCCCGCTGATTGATCTAGCAGTTGTACCAGGCTTGCCTAAATTTCTAGATGTGCTTACAGCAGTTGCCAATGAATTAGCCATTGAAGCCGTGCTAATTGCCGCAGAAACCGCGAACCATAGCCCAGAAATTCAAACCGGTATTGAAACTGCCACGCAGGGCATTACTAAAGATACGATCAGCCATGAGCAGTTAAAAGACCTCAGCAAAACTGCCAAGGTCATTATCCGCACAGGCGAATGCACCCCCTACGCGAACGTAATTCTTCGCGCAGGTGTCACATTCTAA